A window of Tautonia plasticadhaerens contains these coding sequences:
- a CDS encoding M56 family metallopeptidase — protein sequence MTWQTISGGAVLASEFALNWLIQSTVLLAIGLAAGRLLRPAGAAVQSASYRATLAAVLASPLASAALLGAGIDGVRIRLAAAEPPEVAPVPPPPAVGSAPGETSGPVPVGGPRRPGPSSDAGTVARSPSARPEVGIEWRSLAGAADAAVSPEADAGPAGGGPRVAWSRADVGSIALPIGVVWLAGTLALLVRLLVGHRRLARLRGRASRVEPEVEELARGLARALGVALPGILRSPYLASPCLCGLRRPAILLPEGEDDPREAIVHELAHLARRDVSWNLLRQLAGALLWVHPLIWALSRRIEATAEEVCDDVVVALGADRSRYAGLLLEIAERSLPPASPVLVGVIASRSSLGRRVRRILDASRPLSTGVGARALAATAVLGLAGTLMAGLLGVGGSAMTAGAMPRPGAQADDDGEAGDPFKFNLTVVGPAGAPVPGVGLDVRTSPAPTADAISRGEFVRVGNYGILAKADDHGRFTVTLPGRPDRFSIGIHEPGYGPFSASWSASEHPREIPGEFVAELDEGWAVGGVVVDPEGEPIEGVEVHPSIEYKKRPGDTGQLAIGTRIRTDAEGRWRFESVPASMGDVFVSLDHPDYAPLRLSLPRDGFGVARGEAPDSRIELRRGLTVTGTVTDDSGEPIAGALVRTEFVNEIREARTDDRGVYRLEGCEPMMARVVVSAEGRAMDLKEVRVSPEMGPVDFSMRPGGTIRVRVVDEQGIGIPRARIMAQRWRGPVDYFEFDHVDEYTNDQGVWEWHEAPLDEIQADIYRPGGMSLSKRSLVAREEEYVFSPPRALVVSGRVVDAGTKEPIASFRVTPGLRNSDPRIRENWIPHERYEASDGEYRVRFSHDYPAHLVRIEADGYRVAVSRDILSDEGDVVVDFELEPAEDIAATILTADGGPASLAEVALGEAGSQINVTQGAIDDGSTYAIRLQADEGGRFRLPARDEPFQVVITHPAGFAHLKSEGGRIPDRVTLTRWARVEGTFRVGPEPAPNVVLWLNTEGIHSYGDGVPNIFTHHEATTGAGGRFAFERAFPGRGWIGRNILLTVDDGATEVTSSRMSPVELVAGEAERLDLGGTGRPVVGTLEAPAGRAEPVLWSFALVDVRLDLAVPPPPPEPPAAVRDDPGLHKEWWDSWRSSEEGKRWAAAREASDRHRMSSPYFMATVARDGSFRIDDVPEGDYVLSVRFNDHEAGRISGRPFSVPPDGRGGLDGPIDLGTLKLGP from the coding sequence ATGACCTGGCAGACGATCTCGGGAGGCGCGGTCCTCGCGTCGGAATTCGCCCTGAACTGGCTGATCCAGTCGACCGTGCTGCTGGCCATCGGGCTGGCCGCCGGCCGGCTCCTGCGTCCCGCCGGGGCGGCCGTGCAGTCGGCCTCCTACCGAGCGACGCTCGCCGCCGTGCTCGCGTCCCCGCTGGCCTCGGCGGCGCTGCTCGGGGCGGGGATCGATGGCGTCCGGATCCGGCTCGCCGCGGCCGAGCCCCCTGAGGTCGCCCCGGTCCCGCCCCCCCCGGCCGTCGGATCGGCCCCCGGGGAGACCTCCGGGCCCGTGCCCGTCGGTGGCCCGCGTCGGCCTGGCCCTTCGTCCGACGCGGGGACGGTGGCCCGGTCCCCGTCGGCGCGGCCCGAAGTTGGGATCGAGTGGCGGTCGCTCGCGGGTGCCGCCGACGCGGCGGTGTCGCCCGAGGCCGACGCCGGCCCGGCCGGAGGAGGGCCGAGGGTCGCGTGGTCGAGGGCGGACGTCGGGTCCATCGCGCTGCCGATCGGCGTCGTCTGGCTCGCGGGGACGCTGGCCCTGCTGGTGCGGCTGCTCGTCGGTCATCGCCGCCTGGCCCGGCTCCGAGGCCGGGCGTCCCGGGTCGAGCCCGAGGTCGAGGAGCTCGCCCGAGGACTCGCCCGGGCCCTCGGGGTGGCCCTGCCCGGGATCCTGCGGAGCCCGTACCTGGCCAGCCCCTGCCTCTGCGGGCTCCGGCGTCCGGCGATCCTCCTGCCCGAAGGCGAGGACGACCCTCGCGAGGCGATCGTCCACGAGCTTGCCCACCTGGCCCGCCGGGACGTCTCCTGGAACCTCCTGCGCCAGCTCGCCGGCGCCCTGCTCTGGGTGCACCCGCTGATCTGGGCGCTCTCGCGGCGCATCGAGGCGACGGCCGAGGAGGTCTGCGACGACGTCGTGGTCGCCCTCGGTGCCGACCGCTCCCGATACGCCGGCCTGCTGCTGGAGATCGCCGAGCGGTCGCTCCCGCCGGCCTCCCCGGTGCTCGTGGGGGTCATCGCATCGCGGTCGTCGCTGGGACGGCGCGTGCGGCGGATCCTCGACGCCTCCCGGCCGCTCTCCACCGGCGTCGGTGCCCGGGCCCTGGCCGCGACGGCGGTGCTCGGCCTGGCCGGCACGCTGATGGCCGGCCTGTTGGGCGTCGGGGGGTCCGCCATGACGGCAGGCGCCATGCCGAGGCCCGGGGCCCAGGCCGACGACGACGGCGAGGCCGGGGATCCCTTCAAGTTCAACCTGACGGTCGTCGGGCCGGCGGGCGCCCCCGTGCCCGGGGTGGGCCTCGATGTCCGCACGTCCCCGGCCCCGACCGCCGACGCGATCTCTCGGGGCGAGTTCGTCCGGGTCGGCAATTACGGGATCCTGGCGAAGGCCGACGACCACGGCCGGTTCACCGTCACGCTCCCCGGCCGCCCCGACCGCTTCAGCATCGGCATCCATGAGCCCGGATACGGGCCGTTCTCGGCCAGTTGGAGTGCCTCGGAGCATCCCCGGGAGATCCCCGGGGAGTTCGTCGCCGAGCTGGACGAGGGCTGGGCCGTCGGCGGCGTGGTCGTCGACCCCGAGGGCGAGCCGATCGAAGGGGTCGAGGTCCATCCCAGCATCGAATACAAGAAGCGGCCGGGCGACACCGGCCAGCTCGCCATCGGGACGCGGATCAGGACCGATGCCGAGGGCCGATGGCGCTTCGAGAGCGTCCCGGCGTCGATGGGAGACGTCTTCGTCAGCCTCGATCATCCCGACTACGCCCCCCTGCGCCTCTCGCTGCCCCGAGACGGGTTCGGGGTGGCCCGGGGAGAGGCGCCCGACTCCCGGATCGAGCTGCGTCGGGGCCTCACCGTGACGGGGACGGTGACCGACGACTCGGGCGAGCCGATCGCCGGCGCGCTCGTGAGGACGGAGTTCGTCAACGAGATCCGGGAGGCGAGGACGGACGATCGGGGCGTCTATCGCCTGGAGGGCTGCGAGCCGATGATGGCCCGGGTCGTCGTCTCGGCCGAGGGCCGGGCGATGGACCTGAAGGAGGTGCGGGTCTCCCCCGAGATGGGGCCCGTGGACTTCTCGATGCGGCCGGGCGGCACGATCCGCGTCCGGGTCGTCGACGAGCAGGGCATCGGCATCCCCCGGGCCCGGATCATGGCCCAGCGCTGGCGAGGCCCGGTCGACTACTTCGAGTTCGATCACGTCGACGAGTACACGAATGACCAGGGCGTCTGGGAGTGGCACGAAGCTCCCCTCGACGAGATCCAGGCCGACATCTACCGGCCAGGCGGGATGAGCCTCTCGAAGCGATCGCTGGTCGCCCGGGAGGAGGAGTACGTCTTCTCGCCTCCCCGGGCACTGGTCGTCTCCGGCCGCGTCGTCGACGCGGGGACGAAGGAGCCGATCGCGTCGTTCCGGGTCACGCCGGGGCTGCGAAACAGTGACCCGAGGATCAGAGAGAACTGGATCCCCCACGAGCGCTACGAGGCATCGGACGGGGAGTACCGCGTCCGCTTCTCGCACGACTACCCCGCCCACCTGGTCCGCATCGAGGCCGACGGCTATCGCGTCGCGGTCTCGCGAGACATCCTGTCGGACGAGGGGGACGTCGTCGTCGACTTCGAGCTCGAACCCGCCGAGGACATCGCCGCGACCATCCTCACGGCCGACGGCGGGCCGGCGAGCCTCGCCGAGGTCGCCCTCGGCGAGGCCGGCTCCCAGATCAACGTCACCCAGGGGGCGATCGACGACGGTTCGACCTACGCGATCCGGCTCCAGGCGGACGAAGGCGGTCGGTTCCGCCTGCCGGCGCGGGACGAGCCGTTCCAGGTCGTGATCACCCACCCGGCCGGCTTCGCGCACCTGAAGTCGGAAGGCGGCCGGATCCCGGATCGGGTCACGCTGACTCGCTGGGCCCGGGTCGAGGGGACCTTCCGCGTCGGGCCCGAACCGGCGCCGAACGTCGTCCTCTGGCTGAACACCGAGGGGATCCATTCCTACGGCGACGGCGTCCCGAACATCTTCACGCATCACGAGGCGACGACGGGAGCGGGCGGCCGGTTCGCCTTCGAGCGTGCCTTCCCGGGCCGGGGATGGATCGGCCGCAACATCCTGCTGACGGTCGACGACGGGGCGACCGAGGTCACCTCGTCGAGGATGTCGCCGGTCGAGCTCGTTGCCGGGGAGGCCGAACGGCTCGACCTCGGCGGGACGGGACGCCCGGTCGTCGGCACGCTCGAGGCCCCGGCCGGGCGGGCCGAACCGGTCCTCTGGAGCTTCGCCCTCGTGGACGTGCGTCTGGATCTCGCGGTGCCGCCCCCCCCGCCGGAGCCTCCGGCGGCGGTGCGGGACGATCCCGGTCTCCACAAGGAGTGGTGGGACTCCTGGAGGTCGAGCGAGGAGGGCAAGCGATGGGCCGCCGCCCGAGAGGCGTCCGACCGGCATCGGATGAGCTCGCCGTACTTCATGGCGACCGTCGCTCGGGATGGGTCCTTCCGCATCGATGACGTCCCCGAGGGGGACTATGTCCTGAGCGTCCGGTTCAACGACCATGAAGCCGGTCGCATCTCGGGGCGCCCCTTCTCGGTGCCCCCGGATGGTCGGGGAGGTCTCGACGGGCCGATCGACCTCGGAACCTTGAAGCTGGGCCCTTGA
- a CDS encoding BlaI/MecI/CopY family transcriptional regulator: protein MSEAQFGRMQHRIMRVIWERGRVSARDITEALNRDEPVAHSTVQTLLRQLEGKGAIGHEARGRTFVFFPLVEEDRVRRGATRDLLDRVFGGRAGDLVAHLLRTERLSEAELDELRRLIDRRRKG, encoded by the coding sequence ATGAGCGAGGCTCAATTCGGTCGGATGCAACACCGGATCATGCGAGTGATCTGGGAGCGGGGGCGCGTCAGCGCCCGAGACATCACCGAGGCCCTCAACCGGGACGAGCCGGTCGCCCACAGCACCGTCCAGACGCTGCTGCGGCAGCTGGAGGGCAAGGGGGCGATCGGGCACGAGGCCCGGGGCAGGACGTTCGTCTTCTTCCCCCTCGTCGAGGAGGATCGCGTCAGGAGGGGAGCCACCCGAGACCTGCTCGACCGCGTCTTCGGCGGCCGGGCCGGCGACCTGGTCGCGCACCTGCTCAGGACCGAGCGTCTCTCGGAGGCGGAGCTGGACGAGCTTCGGAGGTTGATCGACCGACGACGCAAGGGTTGA